A genome region from Pseudorca crassidens isolate mPseCra1 chromosome 20, mPseCra1.hap1, whole genome shotgun sequence includes the following:
- the ADGRG5 gene encoding adhesion G-protein coupled receptor G5, translating to MDRCGALFLCLCLLMFQSRTEEASQEILRWMKRMETAARSRRLTSFAELIHGLESRLLNASFGGHNLTLRTHTIQTLAFKLGCNFTGLSLGSAALQQVPQAQVPLAMQFPAELTHDACRVRPRELTLICIYFSNARFFQKDINSSVLNNYVLGAQLSHGQVSNLREPVNISFWHNQSLEGYTVTCVFWKEGASKHHWGAWSTEGCRTEQPSPSQVLCRCNHLTYFAVLMQLSQAPVPAELLAPLTYISLVGCSISIVASLLTVLLHLLARKPSDSITCIHVNLHASVLLLNVAFLLSPVPAVPPVPESACVALAATLHYALLSCFTWMAIEGFNLYLLLGRVYNIYIRRYVLKLCALGWGVPAFLVLLLLAVKSSVYGPYRIPLSDSQGNSTGSQNTSICWVRDAWVHGILVMGSGGLTSLFNLVVLAWALRVLHRLRAQEKALGPRACWDTVTVLGLTVLLGTTWILAFFSFGVFLLPQLFLFTTFNSLYGFFLFLWFCSQRRHSEAEMEAFSSSQMVQ from the exons ATGGATCGCTGCGgggcccttttcctctgcctgTGCCTCTTGATGTTTCAGAGCAGAACAGAGG AGGCATCCCAAGAAATCCTGCGCTGGATGAAGAGAATGGAGACGGCAGCCAGGAGCCGGAGGCTCACTTCTTTTGCTGA GCTCATCCATGGCCTAGAGTCAAGGCTACTCAATGCCAGCTTTGGGGGCCATAACCTCACTTTGCGGACGCATACCATCCAGACACTAGCCTTCAAGCTGGGCTGCAACTTCACTGGCCTCTCACTGGGAAGTGCTGCTCTGCAGCAGGTCCCCCAG GCCCAGGTCCCACTCGCCATGCAGTTCCCAGCTGAGCTGACTCATGATGCCTGCAGGGTGCGCCCCAGGGAGCTGACTCTCATCTGCATCTACTTCTCCAACGCCCGCTTTTTTCAG AAAGACATCAATTCATCTGTGCTCAATAACTATGTTCTGGGGGCCCAGCTGAGCCATGGACAAGTGAGCAACCTCCGTGAGCCGGTGAACATCAGCTTCTGGCACAACCAAAGCCTG GAAGGCTACACGGTGACCTGTGTCTTCTGGAAGGAGGGAGCCAGCAAGCACCACTGGGGGGCCTGGAGCACTGAGGGCTGTCGCACAGAGCAGCCCTCACCCTCCCAGGTGCTCTGCCGCTGCAACCACCTCACCTACTTTGCTGTTCTCATG CAACTCTCCCAGGCCCCGGTCCCTGCAGAGCTGCTGGCGCCCCTCACATACATCTCCCTGGTGGGCTGCAGCATCTCCATCGTGGCCTCGCTGCTCACTGTCCTGCTGCACCTCCTTGCCAG GAAGCCGAGTGATTCCATTACGTGCATCCACGTGAACCTGCACGCCTCGGTGCTGCTCCTCAATGTCGCCTTCCTGCTGAGCCCAGTGCCGGCCGTGCCCCCCGTGCCTGAGTCAGCATGCGTGGCACTGGCTGCCACCCTGCACTACGCGCTGCTCAGCTGCTTCACCTGGATGGCCATTGAAGGCTTCAACCTCTACCTCCTACTTGGGCGCGTCTACAACATCTACATCCGCCGATATGTGCTCAAGCTCTGTGCCCTGGGCTGGG GGGTCCCGGCCTTCCTGGTACTGCTCCTTCTTGCCGTCAAGAGCTCAGTTTACGGACCCTACAGGATCCCGCTCTCCGACAGCCAGGGGAACAGCACGGGCTCCCAGAACACGTCCAT ATGCTGGGTGCGGGACGCCTGGGTGCACGGTATCCTGGTTATGGGCTCTGGTGGCCTCACATCCCTTTTCAACCTGGTGGTGCTGGCCTGGGCGCTACGGGTCCTGCACAGACTGCGGGCGCAGGAGAAGGCGCTGGGCCCCCGGGCCTGCTGGGATACCGTCACCGTGCTGGGCCTCACCGTGCTGCTGGGCACCACCTGGATCTTGGCCTTCTTCTCCTTTGGTGTCTTCCTGCTGCCCCAGCTCTTCCTCTTCACCACCTTCAATTCGCTCTACG gtttcttcctcttcctgtggTTCTGCTCCCAGAGGCGCCActcagaggcagagatggaggcATTCAGCTCCTCCCAGATGGTGCAGTAG